The proteins below are encoded in one region of Lactuca sativa cultivar Salinas chromosome 3, Lsat_Salinas_v11, whole genome shotgun sequence:
- the LOC128132630 gene encoding photosystem II protein D1-like: protein MTAILERRESESLWGRFCNWITSTENRLYIGWFGVLMIPTLLTATSVFIIAFIAAPPVDIDGIREPVSGSLLYGNNIILGAIIPTSVAIGLHFYPIWEATSVDEWLYNGGPYELIVLHFLLGVACYMGREWELSFRLGMRPWITVAYSAPVAAATAVFLIYPIGQGSFSDGMPLGISGTFNFMIVFQAEHNILMHPFHMLGVAGVFGGSLFSAMHGSLVTSSLIRETTENESANEGYRFGQEEETYNIVAAHGYFGRLIFQYASFNNSRSLHFFLAAWPVVGIWFTALGISTMAFNLNGFNFNQSVIDSQGRVINTWADIINRANLGMEVMHERNAHNFPLDLAAIEAPSTNG from the coding sequence ATGACTGCAATTTTAGAGAGACGCGAAAGCGAAAGCCTATGGGGTCGCTTCTGTAACTGGATAACCAGCACCGAAAACCGTCTTTACATTGGATGGTTTGGTGTTTTGATGATCCCTACCTTATTGACCGCAACTTCTGTATTTATTATCGCCTTCATTGCTGCTCCTCCAGTGGATATTGATGGTATTCGTGAACCTGTTTCTGGATCTCTACTTTATGGAAACAATATTATTTTAGGTGCCATTATTCCTACTTCTGTAGCTATAGGTTTGCATTTTTACCCAATATGGGAAGCAACATCCGTTGATGAATGGTTATACAATGGTGGTCCTTATGAACTAATTGTTCTACACTTCTTACTTGGTGTAGCTTGTTACATGGGTCGTGAGTGGGAGCTTAGTTTCCGTCTGGGTATGCGACCTTGGATTACTGTTGCATATTCAGCTCCTGTTGCAGCTGCGACTGCTGTTTTCTTGATCTACCCAATTGGTCAAGGAAGCTTTTCTGATGGTATGCCTCTAGGAATTTCTGGTACTTTCAACTTCATGATTGTATTCCAGGCTGAGCACAACATCCTTATGCACCCATTTCACATGCTAGGCGTAGCTGGTGTATTCGGCGGCTCCCTATTTAGTGCTATGCATGGTTCTTTGGTAACCTCTAGTTTGATCAGGGAAACCACAGAAAATGAATCTGCTAATGAAGGTTACAGATTCGGTCAAGAAGAAGAAACTTATAATATCGTAGCCGCTCATGGTTATTTTGGCCGATTGATCTTCCAATATGCTAGTTTCAACAACTCTCGTTCTTTACATTTCTTCCTAGCTGCTTGGCCTGTAGTAGGTATCTGGTTCACTGCTTTAGGTATCAGCACTATGGCTTTCAACCTAAATGGTTTCAATTTCAACCAATCGGTAATTGATAGTCAAGGCCGTGTAATTAATACTTGGGCTGATATCATTAACCGTGCTAACCTTGGTATGGAAGTTATGCATGAACGTAATGCTCATAATTTCCCTCTAGACTTAGCTGCTATCGAAGCTCCATCTACAAATGGATAA
- the LOC128132631 gene encoding 50S ribosomal protein L2, chloroplastic has product MAIHLYKTSTPSTRNGAVDSKVKSNPRNNLIYGQHHCGKGRNARGIITAGHRGGGHKRLYRKIDFRRNEKDIYGRIVTIEYDPNRNAYICLIHYRDGEKRYILHPRGAIIGDTIVSGIEVPIKMGNALPLRVLIDKKEESTSTDMPLGTAIHNIEITLGKGGQLARAAGAIAKLIAKEGKSATLKLPSGEVRLISKNCSATVGQVGNVGVNQKSLGRAGSKRWLGKRPVVRGVVMNPVDHPHGGGEGRAPIGRKQPTTPWGYPALGKRSRKRDKYSDNLILRRRSK; this is encoded by the exons ATGGCGATACATTTATACAAAACTTCTACCCCGAGCACACGCAATGGAGCCGTAGACAGTAAAGTGAAATCCAATCCACGAAATAATTTGATCTATGGACAACATCATTGTGGTAAAGGTCGTAATGCCAGAGGAATCATTACCGCAGGGCATAGAGGGGGAGGTCATAAGCGTCTATACCGTAAAATAGATTTTCGACGGAATGAAAAAGACATATATGGTAGAATCGTAACCATAGAATACGACCCGAATCGAAATGCATACATTTGTCTCATACACTATAGGGATGGTGAGAAGAGATATATTTTACATCCCAGGGGGGCTATAATTGGAGATACCATTGTTTCTGGTATAGAAGTTCCTATAAAAATGGGAAATGCCCTACCTTTGA GGGTTTTGATTGATAAAAAAGAAGAATCTACTTCAACCGATATGCCCTTAGGCACGGCCATACATaacatagaaatcacacttggaaagGGTGGACAATTAGCTAGAGCAGCGGGTGCTATAGCGAAACTGATTGCAAAAGAAGGGAAATCGGCCACATTAAAATTACCTTCTGGGGAGGTCCGTTTGATATCCAAAAACTGCTCAGCAACAGTCGGACAAGTGGGGAATGTTGGGGTGAACCAGAAAAGTTTGGGTAGAGCCGGATCTAAGCGTTGGCTAGGTAAGCGCCCTGTAGTAAGAGGAGTAGTTATGAACCCTGTAGACCATCCACATGGGGGTGGTGAAGGGAGGGCCCCAATTGGTAGAAAACAACCCACAACCCCTTGGGGTTATCCTGCACTTGGAAAAAGAAGTAGAAAAAGGGATAAATATAGTGATAATTTGATTCTTCGTCGCCGTAGTAAATAG